GATGCGGTGGAAGAGAgggccttttcttttctccaccAGTATTTAGACTTCACCTGCTGCCACCCTTCCAAATGTGCAATCTCGCCGTGATCCTCTTGAGTCCCAGGCTCAGCTGCGGATAACTCTTTTGGGGACATTTCGATAGGGAAAACGTCAACAGATGGATTGAAACCGACCCTTTTCTCCCTAGGTTTCTCAGAGATGAGTTGATCTAGTTTCCTGTTGCTGCAAGATTGGTTTTGAAACAGCCTCGAATTCAAGATGCTGGGCGTACTCTTATTACCTGAGCTGTGCTAACTCGCACCCATAGGACAGGGGCGCCAAGGCACCCTGGCCTCCCTGGAAGGCTTGCTGGCGGAGTGAGGCGTCAAACTATGCACTTGGCCGAGGGAGATTGGCCTGAAGTTCTGCACATCTGAAGAAGGCATACCTAAGAAGATGCCCCCCCCCTCTATCTACTGCAGATCAAACAAGGCGATGCCCTGGCCATGCCCACTGCACTCAGGCACCCAGGGATGGAGGAGCTGAACTTGAGTCATGGGCGGACCCACCATAatgcatgggtattcaattgaatatccaacttttttgcaaaaaaattgattatatagcagctatactacgtatatatatctcTAGTTAGACCAACTTACTTGTTTGCTGCTTCAATCTATCAGTCCATCCAGCAAATCGTGAGCCCAAGCTACTATCCATCCTCCACTCGGCCTATTAACTAGAAAGAGCCCATCTTCTCATACCACAGCAACAAGCATCAAGAGTTCATGATCTCCATATTGTGACTGCCTAGTTCGGCAGTCAGCAGTTGAGCGTGATTTTTTTGTGCAAGTTAAAGATAGTGACATCATTTAACGCTTCCAAGCCATAAAGGAACATAAagttaaattataattttcttttaaatattttgtaatttctcctaattagttgaaacttctctactatgaacaatctatactttaaaatttacgctactaTAGATTTCTCGTATTTtagattgaatatttttttttaatactgaataccTAATCGCCAaatcctgggtccgccactgacCTGAGTCAGCGGATCTGCGGAGGTCGACCCTCCCGGCTGCACCGGTAGAGCTTCCGAGACTTCTTGGTTTCGCTTTGAACCACCATCGCGTTGGAGCTTTCAACTGGAAATCCCTTAGAGGCAACACCAACAATCGCACCATCAAGCTGGTTCGTCGAATTTGGCTCTTCTCTGTCTTCTTGCCGATGTAGATTTGGCGTTCCAGCAACAAAAGTTTCCGTTTGAAGAGGAGAGAACACAACAGACGTTAGAACATCCAGAGAAGGGATCTGGATGAGAGATGAAGGCTCTTGGATCTGGCAGAGGTTTGTGGAAAACGTGGGTGGATTAGCTGGATTTTGGAGGACTCGTGAGGTGATTGTGGAAAAAAGGGGCAGGGTCGGCTGTTCGCGAGAGGGCTCCAACGGCTCCATCCTCCTCCGCCCCAGATCGTTTACCTACACGTAGCGACGGAACGTACGGTTCTGCCGGCCGCCGCGCATCGTGTAGCACAATGCCTGTACGCATGCACCGCGCGCGACGTGCCAAGTGCGTGCTGCGCTCGCGTACAAGCACGGCGGCCGGGTCGGCCGGGCGTCGTCAGGCGGGCGGGCGCTATATATCTCGTGACGGCGCCGCGCGCGGCACACAGTCGACGTCGCACACGCCGACGAAGGCAGGCAGCGTCGGTCGCGTCGATCCGAAATCTCACGACGTGCTGTGCTGTACTGTACTTACCGATGGGCGGCATCAGGCAATCGATGCATCGTTTTCCAGCATGTGCGCGCCGTGCCGCACAGCCGGTACGGTGCTTCAAAAGGACAAAACGATACAGAGCAATATATAGAGCACGCTTACGGTCTGGTTTTTTTACAGTAAACATAACTTATCGAATATGCTTCataaatttcaaataaatttaaataaaattcatGATAATTTTTTCCTACTAGGTAGACCGGTAGACAGGGTAAGACTGAAATTGTCTATACCGATAaaacatgataatttttttctatctgataatttttttttctatctaaGTAGACCGGTAGACGGGTAAGACCAAAATTTTCTTCCCTGCTTACAGTACGTGCTTCTCATCTAGGCTTTGTAGCCATTGCGAACGTCAACATGCATGACTTCTTTGTCGAGTGTTACCAGGCCATTCATGTGATCATGAACTATCTGTAAATAAAGTAAACTCCGAACGAATGCAACTTGACTCGCCAGTCAGTCCTACACTTGTACAAATCCAGAACACTAGCTACACTGCCAGCTAGATACCCTAGAGTTCACGGGCGTCCCTTACAAGCTCACTCTTCTATAAAGCAGCACCACCCCGAAACCCTAGAGTGCACACTCCTACACTCTAGCTAGTACAAcactcagcagcagcagcagccatggaGGCGAGCAGCAAGAAGCTCCGGCCCTTCCTCCTcaccctgctgctgctgctctccacCGCCGTGACGCCCATCCTCTCCTGCGACTGCGACAAGCCCAAGGCCCCCAAGCCGTCGCACCCGCCCAAGACCAAGCCTTCATACCCGTCGCCCAAGCCCAAGAACCCCAAGCCGCCCAAGGGCCCCACCTACCCGTCGCCGGTGAACCACCCGCCCAAGAGCCCCTCCTACCCGCCGGTCGTCGGCCCACCGGTCACTCGCCCGCCGGTGACATACCCGCCGATCCCCACGCCTCCAGTCGTCGGCCCGCCGAAGGGCCCCGTCACGCGCCCGCCATTCGTCGGCCCACCGGTTACTCGCCCGCCGGTGACATACCCGCCGATCCCCACGCCTCCAGTCGTCGGCCCGCCGGTCACCTACCCGCCAATCACCGGCCCTCCGACGACGCCCCCGGTCGTCGGTCCACCCGTCACGTACCCCCCGATCACTGGGCCCCCGACGACGCCTCCGGTCACGTACCCGCCCGGCGGAGGCAGCACCACGCCttgccctcctccaccaccgcctgTGACCCCGACGCCGTCGTCGCCGACGTGCCCGGTGGACTCGCTGAAGATCGGTGCGTGCGTGGACCTGCTGGGCGGGCTGGTGCACATCGGCCTCGGCGACCCGGTGGTGAACAAGTGCTGCCCGCTGCTAGAGGGGCTGGTggagctggaggcggccgtgtgCCTCTGCACCACCATCAGGCTCAAGCTCCTCAACATCAACATCTACCTGCCCCTCGCGCtccagctcctcctcacctgcggCAAGGCTCCACCGCCCGGCTACACCTGCACCGTCTGATCAACCCATCCATGCATGGATGCATGTATGTACGTACCTACCCCCACATCCATCGGCATATGCAAGTAACACATGCACGTTTGCTCAACTCTGACTAGATCTGTTTCTTTGTGAAAATGCAGGAGTTTTGGAGTGCGCTGTTTTGTTACTTTGAAGAAGGGTCGACATGAGAGGATGTCGTCTGCTTTGTGCTAGGCTCCAGAGGAGGAACAGGACGATCAGCTAACGATGGGTCGACTGTTCTATGCTCAATCGTTTCTGTTGTGGTTTTAAACCTGTTTAGTTGTTTTCAGTTTGGTACGCACCTTGATTTGTGGTACGGTTAAGTTTGATATGCAAGATGGGTGACGATTAATTGTTAATTTGTATTCTCGATTTGTCATGAACTCATGATGAAGAGCAAGGAACAGTGTTGCATGTCTTCAATAATTCTACACTTGTTTTTGTCTGTGGATGTTCTTGTGAGCCTGGCCTTCTCGAGCGAGACTGAGATCATGTGTGGAGGATTATAATAAAGGTGATGCTAAAATACAGAtgctttttttttagtttttttagtgATGACAGTGAGCTTTTCAGCCTTGTTCAACCTCCCGATAGCTCCCCTCACCCTTGCGCTCCCCCGCCCCTCAATCGAGCTCGGGTactcgcctccgcctcccgtcCTCCTCCACCCATCTTCAGTAGGGCTCTTGTTGCCGAATCAACCGGCGCCGCGCTAACCCGCGCCCGTATCTCCCTCACCCCGGCACTAGCCCACCGGCCATCCGTGGCCGATGATGGCTCCGCCTCCTCCGTCAGACGAAGAAACCACCATCTAAAAAAAGTCACCTGATCTATGCATCTCGTTTTCATTTTCAGACGCTTGATCATTAGGAGGTGCATTATAATAATAGCATGAGGTGTCGCAGTGTCGGTGACTGATTTTATAGCATGTGTGTTGTCGTGTATATGAATCTGAATATCTGATGTATGTAATTGGAAATTTGGAATATATGATTGGTTTTGATAATGTCAGTGCGTGAGACTGAGAGTCTGAGACACTACCTACGTAGAGTAGTTGTCGGGTCCTGCTTGGCTCGAAATCTCACATGCATATACGCATCATGCATGACGACGTGACTTATCGACGAGTGGGGATCTGGCTAGTCTCACGTACGGCCGCGAAGCTCTAGAGAATACTTTGACGACGGCCTGCGGTCTCAGTGTCCCTGCACCTGCAGTACGTCTGCATGAGTCGACAGGGCGGCACGCCATGTGATAGGCGcaaaagtggcgcgaggacatGTGTCATTTGGCGCTATGTCACCCGTGACCGAAGTCGCACTGACTTTACTAGCAGCCGATCGGCCTCTTTCACCGTCTGTTTTTATCGATGTGGCATGTGAAATCTTTAACAGTTGCTGCTGTCTTCTTGCACGCACTGCCACAAGCATTTGCGTGAGACACGATTTGAATCTGAACCACCGAGGATGGGACCTTGATCAGCGTAGTGAAACGTATACAGGATTAGAATGGATAACATGGCGTTTAGCAGTTAATTGTTGCTCGATGAAAGTGGTTGAGGAGAAAATTAGCTCAACAAAGACGTACATATTGGAAAATACCATCTATATTTTGTGAGGATGATAGATAGGACCCGGAACCACAGTGACATATATAGCAATGGATGATACATAGGACCCAGGGCCACACTGACATATATATCGCAATGGTACTGACACATCGAAGATATTTATCCATTCGGTTCGGTGATACTAAAATGATGCTACTCATCTTGCTGGCATAATATCCCCTTCATGAACACACAGCCTAGATCTGTTACTGTTCAAAGTACTGCGGAGCTGCACCACTCACAGGGATGATAGAGATACAGCAAAATGTGCCCCCGGAACATATCACTCCAAGAATGTTGAAGTGGCATCCTCTGTTCATCAGGTACAGAATACAGTGGTACGCACAAAACGAAGAGAATGGAAATCACGTCTCCTGGTTTTCAAGGGATTTTACCGGATGAGCACAGGAAAGCATATACTAAATGCGAACATGCAGGCGACATATATACACCAAAATGCAGTTTGCAAATGCCAGTGAGACAAATAGACCAATCCCCAGCTATCTTTCTTGGCTAGGTTTCACTTTGTTCCTTGATGACCTTGTAACCTGAAGTGATTTATGGCCTGCACTACTGGAAGATTTCTCCAAATCTTACTCGCCATTGCTAATGGTGCCAACTTTATTTGGTTCTGTAATCGTAACATCATCTTTGTTGCTACATTCACTACCTGGTTTCTCACCATCACCaccatttttccttttctttggatGTGCCACCTATGAAAACTTGACCCAAGGGAATAGATATCCAGAAGGTATTGCATTTAAGATCGAGAAAAGACTCTGAAAACCGGCTACATACAACCCGCACACTATCGAGCGACCGCGCCACGGCCACAAAGAACACACAACGAGGAGCCCTTTTTTACGTGAACCGGGGTTAAACCCTGGTTGTTAGCCTCACACCTGGAGTTCTTACCACCATGCTATTCGCATATTCTCGATGTACCACCTATGGTGTCTTTCTTTTGCTGCCCCTGGCAGCCCTGGAGGTCGCAACTCGCTTTTTTGGCCTCAAATTATCACCATCTTCTCCATTCATCTCTAAATCCTCGGCGCCACCATTTGCGGCCACTTGTTCCAGGCTAGCAGCTATCATTTTGCTAGACTGGGTTCCAGTCAATTTTTGCAGTTGTGGCACATAAGCTGTGGTCTGAGCAAAGCGAGTAGATGTCAGAAGCTAGAAACATTTGGGATAGCTGAAGGCATAATACTGAAGCGGACAATTACTTACCCTGCCACCAGCCGTTATGAATTCAATTTTCTTTCCTACAAGGGTCAGAAACTTGTTAAATCCTCAAAGTGGAATAGACAGCTGACGAGTGCTCATATACAGAATTGAAAACATTACTATTGGTGTTGCCGTATATTAACAAGTTTGATTTGTTAATAATTAACATGATGTAACTTGAGGAAAATCTCACCATTGACTTTACCAGGCTTCTTGCCCCAGCGGTGATGAAATAACCATTCCTCTGGAAAGCGGTCACAGTCAGCATCAACTTCAACAGCATATTTCACAACCTACTAAAAAATTCTTGGTCAGGACTTAAAGTATTCTGCAAGGTTACTTCACTATAATGCATTTCAGTTCCTCAATGCAATGTCAAGTTAGACCCACCTCTTGGATACTGTGGTGCAGTGCTTCAGAACTCTCCCTGGATAGGCTTGAAGCAATTTGTAATGGATGGATTCTtgactgaaaagaaaaaagatcaaaattgaTTGTTGCATTCCATGCAAGCTTCACAAACCATTGTACTAATACCTGGTAAAGCACCTCGTCTGCAATCCAATTACCAATGCCTGATATAAAGCTCTGCTCATTTTAAAAGAAGTGTAATAAATCAAGTGTGTATACAAAATAACAAGAAGTCCATTCTGTATATTGTAGGGGGGCCATTTTTTTTAGAGGTAAAAGCTTATATTGGTTGGATGCTGATTACCTGATCAAGTAAAAGAGCTTTTATTCCAATCTTCTTCCTACCCAGGGAGTCCAAAAAATTGTCAACAGACATTGGCTCAAAGAGAGCATCCGGACCAAGCTCAGAAATTGGGGGTACAGTTTCAGGCTGCAAATATTACCTGGGTGAGGAAATCTGTACGAAATAAATTGGAAAGGAATATTCAGATAATTTAGAAAGAACTTGTGAAGGTACCAACATCTTCAAACAAGCGAACTCTTGCAAAGCGCCTTTTATCAGTAAAGGAAAACTCCAAGCCATCATCAAGCTGTAAATCAAGCAAAAAAAGTTAGATACATCAGAGttcaaaatcaacatcatatgaGACAGATTTTGAGTTTCACACAAAACGGATAGGTTGGAGCAAATTAAACTGAAGTCAAATAACAATATGATGCACATCTTTGAAACAACCCCTAATCAGTCACAGTAGGTGGCCAAAATTGCCTGCCATATCTCCCAGCAATCCATCATCATGAGGGACTAACCCATGGAAAAATTCCAGATTTTACTCACCCATCCGTGAGCTGATACATTGGTTTCATGGAACCAATTAATTCCCATGGCTCCCAAGGACCTATGTTGAGCAAGAGGGAACCTACAGATGCTCACCTGTGAGACTCCCTGGACCCTAAAAGGATGGATGAAGCTTAGCTAGTGGGGACCTTCAAAGCCTCTGCCCA
The sequence above is drawn from the Phragmites australis chromosome 10, lpPhrAust1.1, whole genome shotgun sequence genome and encodes:
- the LOC133883613 gene encoding formamidopyrimidine-DNA glycosylase-like, whose translation is MPELPEVEAARRALEAHCVGRRIARCAVADDSKVVVAGVGRVAFERAMVGRTIVAARRRGKNLWLRLDAPPFPSFQFGMAGAIYIKGVPVTNYKRSVVNSEEEWPSKYSKFFVKLDDGLEFSFTDKRRFARVRLFEDPETVPPISELGPDALFEPMSVDNFLDSLGRKKIGIKALLLDQSFISGIGNWIADEVLYQSRIHPLQIASSLSRESSEALHHSIQEVVKYAVEVDADCDRFPEEWLFHHRWGKKPGKVNGKKIEFITAGGRTTAYVPQLQKLTGTQSSKMIAASLEQVAANGGAEDLEMNGEDGDNLRPKKRVATSRAARGSKRKTP
- the LOC133930050 gene encoding 36.4 kDa proline-rich protein-like; translation: MEASSKKLRPFLLTLLLLLSTAVTPILSCDCDKPKAPKPSHPPKTKPSYPSPKPKNPKPPKGPTYPSPVNHPPKSPSYPPVVGPPVTRPPVTYPPIPTPPVVGPPKGPVTRPPFVGPPVTRPPVTYPPIPTPPVVGPPVTYPPITGPPTTPPVVGPPVTYPPITGPPTTPPVTYPPGGGSTTPCPPPPPPVTPTPSSPTCPVDSLKIGACVDLLGGLVHIGLGDPVVNKCCPLLEGLVELEAAVCLCTTIRLKLLNINIYLPLALQLLLTCGKAPPPGYTCTV